In the genome of Oncorhynchus clarkii lewisi isolate Uvic-CL-2024 chromosome 4, UVic_Ocla_1.0, whole genome shotgun sequence, one region contains:
- the LOC139407899 gene encoding bcl-2-modifying factor-like — translation MDDEEEDMSLQRPVSQCWGTPFREIKFHDRESRDRADTQDRSTQTSTGPNAIVPRSEGHNIMVPQGHNNNFPCGVQDNHQSRILFHDRGTGTVLQFKVEILCDIQGNAGFRLHFPARFEPMDDRGERRREDEERRRMEERPEEERVEDSAEARIGRKLREIGDQFHQEHVQLFLRHQRDVLPVWIRLTMALYGFLFNREAPAVPHLRGQER, via the exons AtggatgatgaagaggaggacatgTCTCTTCAGCGTCCTGTCTCCCAGTGCTGGGGCACCCCCTTCAGGGAAATCAAGTTTCATGACAGGGAGAGCAGGGACAGAGCAGACACCCAGGACAGGTCTACACAGACGTCGACTGGACCCAACGCCATTGTCCCGCGGTCAGAGGGACACAACATCATGGTACCACAAGGCCACAACAACAACTTTCCCTGCGGGGTGCAGGACAATCACCAGAGCAGAATACTGTTCCATG aCCGAGGCACAGGGACTGTTTTGCAATTCAAAGTGGAGATATTGTGTGACATTCAAG GCAACGCTGGATTCCGCTTGCACTTCCCAGCTCGGTTCGAGCCCATGGACGATCGgggagagaggcggagggaggacgaggagaggaggagaatggaggagagaccagaggaaGAGCGGGTGGAGGATAGCGCGGAGGCGAGGATCGGGCGTAAGCTCCGGGAGATCGGAGACCAGTTCCACCAGGAACATGTTCAACTG TTTCTGCGGCATCAGAGGGATGTCCTACCAGTCTGGATTCGTCTGACCATGGCCCTCTACGGTTTCCTGTTTAACAGAGAGGCCCCTGCTGTACCCCACCTAAGAGGACAGGAAAGATGA